One segment of Nocardia farcinica DNA contains the following:
- a CDS encoding TetR/AcrR family transcriptional regulator, translated as MDAHKRRTTRGSAGGDPVTGRVVRKRPRDRRAQIAAASAEAFGALGYHGVSMEDIASRLDISSTALYRHYPSKYALFREEALRLSALCEQAVHLPEHLLDAPAQQRLAHILDALVDRSITDRRGASLLRWQSRYLRPEDYRVLIGQLGDVYAMLRSLLADSRPELSRADRAVLATSVLSVIGSISDHHVSIPVRALAKLLRSASDAVLACELPPIGERTAAHTPSEVPLTFKHELLLKRSIELFHERGYPNVSVEDIANAAGLPASSAVYRFYRSKGDILAAAFRRAADRVSAAIGPAIAGADGPEQALVTLIELYVAGSFAERELTFVYYAEISNVPPEDRTVLRNIQRLNVEEWAKLVVGVRPELSPAEARVLVHAALAQVVDIGQWLGPDNPICSQARVIHLMQVILFGRPASA; from the coding sequence ATGGACGCGCACAAACGCCGCACCACACGCGGCTCGGCAGGCGGCGATCCCGTCACCGGGCGAGTGGTCCGCAAACGTCCGCGGGATCGGCGTGCGCAGATCGCGGCCGCGTCCGCGGAGGCCTTCGGAGCGCTCGGCTACCACGGGGTGAGCATGGAGGACATCGCCTCCCGCCTCGACATCAGTTCCACCGCGCTCTACCGCCACTACCCCAGCAAATACGCGCTGTTCCGGGAGGAGGCGCTGCGCTTGAGCGCGCTGTGCGAGCAGGCCGTCCACCTGCCCGAGCACCTTCTCGACGCGCCCGCGCAGCAACGGCTCGCGCACATTCTCGACGCGCTGGTCGACCGGTCCATCACCGATCGCCGCGGAGCGTCGTTGCTGCGCTGGCAGTCCCGCTACCTGCGGCCCGAGGACTACCGGGTGCTCATCGGGCAACTCGGCGACGTCTACGCGATGCTGCGCTCCCTGCTGGCCGACAGCCGGCCCGAGCTGTCCCGGGCGGACCGGGCGGTACTGGCGACCTCGGTGCTCAGTGTGATCGGCAGCATCTCCGATCACCACGTGTCGATTCCGGTGCGCGCCTTGGCGAAGTTGCTGCGTTCGGCTTCGGATGCCGTGCTCGCCTGTGAGCTGCCGCCGATCGGCGAGCGCACCGCGGCGCACACCCCCTCGGAAGTGCCGTTGACCTTCAAACACGAACTGCTGCTGAAACGTTCGATCGAGCTGTTCCACGAGCGCGGCTACCCGAACGTGAGCGTGGAGGACATCGCCAATGCCGCGGGGTTACCGGCGTCCTCGGCGGTCTACCGGTTCTACCGCAGCAAGGGCGACATCCTGGCCGCGGCGTTCCGGCGGGCGGCCGATCGGGTCTCGGCGGCCATCGGTCCCGCGATCGCCGGCGCCGACGGCCCCGAGCAGGCCCTGGTGACGTTGATCGAGCTGTATGTCGCGGGCTCGTTCGCCGAGCGGGAGCTGACCTTCGTCTACTACGCCGAGATCAGCAACGTGCCGCCGGAGGACCGGACGGTGCTGCGGAACATCCAGCGGCTCAACGTGGAGGAGTGGGCCAAGCTGGTGGTCGGGGTGCGCCCGGAGCTCTCCCCCGCCGAGGCGCGCGTGCTGGTGCATGCCGCGCTCGCGCAGGTCGTCGACATCGGCCAGTGGCTGGGGCCGGACAACCCGATCTGCTCGCAGGCCCGGGTGATCCACCTGATGCAGGTCATCCTGTTCGGCCGCCCGGCCTCCGCCTGA
- a CDS encoding TetR/AcrR family transcriptional regulator — translation MSVDNRRTARNVVDGDSAPREIRRRPKNRRAQIAAASAAAFGALGYHGVSMEDIASGLGISSAALYRHYPSKYALFREELLRVGQALTESVRLPEEAADQDPEHRLRHLLEALIGAAIDNRPTLTLVRWEVRYLDEQDQQTLADQQHTVLEAIGAELRALRPELTADDTRVLRAAILSVVTSIADHHAAMPAKALVRLLSSACLALAHADLPPASAESEEAPPVEIPDSFKHELLLRKAVELFHDRGYPNVSVEEIAGAAGLSAASAVYRFYRGKSDLLAAAFRRAADRVSAAIGPAVAAAPNPEAAMSILIERFVAGSFAERELTFVYYTEFQHVPAEERTVLRNIQRLNVEEWSKLVRDVRTELSPAEARFLVHAAFALVVDLGRAFGSDPVAGQQRVRTAMEIVLFGRPVTAR, via the coding sequence ATGAGTGTCGACAACCGCCGCACGGCGCGAAACGTGGTCGACGGCGACTCGGCACCCCGTGAGATCCGGCGCAGGCCGAAGAACCGCCGCGCCCAGATCGCCGCCGCCTCGGCCGCCGCGTTCGGCGCCCTGGGCTACCACGGTGTCAGCATGGAGGACATCGCCTCGGGTCTTGGCATCAGCTCCGCGGCGCTGTATCGGCACTATCCCAGCAAGTACGCGCTGTTCCGCGAGGAGCTGCTGCGCGTCGGCCAGGCGCTCACCGAATCGGTCCGGCTCCCCGAGGAAGCCGCCGACCAGGACCCCGAGCACCGCCTGCGCCATCTGCTGGAGGCCCTGATCGGCGCGGCCATCGACAACCGGCCCACCCTGACGCTGGTGCGCTGGGAGGTGCGCTACCTCGACGAGCAGGATCAGCAGACCCTCGCCGACCAGCAACACACCGTGCTCGAGGCGATCGGCGCCGAACTGCGCGCGCTGCGACCGGAACTGACCGCCGACGACACGCGCGTGTTGCGGGCGGCCATCCTCAGCGTGGTCACCAGCATCGCCGACCACCACGCCGCGATGCCTGCCAAGGCGCTGGTGCGGTTGCTCTCCTCGGCCTGCCTGGCGTTGGCGCACGCCGACCTGCCGCCGGCCTCGGCCGAGTCGGAGGAGGCGCCGCCGGTGGAGATCCCCGACTCGTTCAAGCACGAGCTGTTGCTGCGCAAGGCCGTCGAGCTGTTCCACGACCGCGGCTACCCGAACGTCAGCGTGGAGGAGATCGCCGGTGCGGCGGGGCTTTCGGCGGCCTCGGCGGTCTACCGCTTCTATCGCGGCAAGAGCGACCTGCTCGCGGCCGCCTTCCGCCGCGCCGCCGACCGGGTCTCCGCGGCGATCGGTCCCGCGGTGGCCGCGGCGCCGAATCCCGAAGCGGCGATGAGCATTCTGATCGAACGGTTCGTGGCCGGATCGTTCGCCGAGCGCGAGCTCACCTTCGTCTACTACACCGAGTTCCAGCACGTGCCCGCCGAGGAACGCACTGTGCTGCGTAACATCCAGCGGCTCAACGTGGAGGAGTGGAGCAAGCTCGTGCGCGACGTGCGGACCGAACTGTCCCCCGCCGAAGCGCGTTTCCTGGTGCACGCGGCCTTCGCGCTCGTCGTCGACCTGGGCCGGGCATTCGGCAGCGACCCCGTCGCCGGGCAGCAGCGGGTGCGCACGGCGATGGAGATCGTGCTGTTCGGCCGTCCCGTCACCGCCCGGTGA
- a CDS encoding DJ-1/PfpI family protein produces the protein MTALDAIGPYEVLRFAPDTEIRFVGHEVGPVVTDSGVLALGVTHTFAETPAPQIVVVPGGPAATAVAADTAVLDWLRAAHRTAEWTTSVCTGALVLAAAGLLDGKPATTHWAAQSALGLLGAQPRKQERVVRADARIVTAAGVSAGIDMALWLVAEIHGADRARTVQLDIEYDPRPPVDAGHPSKASSAVRRASLADQAKLMRALTAGELVRTVTGAQLALWRGALRRVRARIG, from the coding sequence ATGACCGCGTTGGATGCCATCGGGCCCTACGAGGTGCTGCGCTTCGCGCCCGACACCGAGATCCGCTTCGTCGGCCACGAGGTCGGCCCGGTGGTCACCGACAGCGGCGTGCTCGCGCTCGGCGTCACCCACACCTTCGCCGAGACTCCCGCCCCGCAGATCGTCGTCGTGCCCGGCGGGCCCGCGGCCACCGCCGTCGCCGCGGACACGGCGGTGCTGGACTGGCTGCGCGCGGCGCACCGCACCGCCGAATGGACCACCTCGGTGTGCACCGGCGCCCTGGTGCTCGCCGCCGCCGGACTGCTCGACGGCAAACCAGCCACCACCCACTGGGCCGCCCAGTCCGCGCTCGGCCTGCTCGGCGCCCAGCCGCGCAAACAGGAGCGGGTGGTGCGCGCGGACGCGCGGATCGTCACCGCCGCGGGCGTCTCGGCGGGCATCGACATGGCGCTGTGGCTGGTCGCCGAGATCCACGGCGCCGACCGGGCCCGCACCGTGCAGCTCGACATCGAATACGACCCGCGGCCGCCGGTGGACGCGGGCCATCCGAGCAAGGCGTCCTCGGCGGTGCGACGGGCGTCCTTGGCCGATCAGGCGAAGTTGATGCGCGCGTTGACGGCGGGCGAGCTGGTGCGCACGGTCACCGGCGCCCAGCTGGCCCTGTGGCGGGGCGCGCTGCGCCGGGTGCGGGCCCGGATCGGCTGA
- a CDS encoding acetoacetate--CoA ligase → MQPQWVPTEQDVAEARITDFARFAAARSGSAAPDYRALWQWSVRDLPGFWRAVWDYFELGEVAGDVLATADMPGAQWFPGTRVNYVDQVVRQARTDRPAILAASEGAPVREVSWAELIDSTAAFARTLRSLGVRPGDRVVGYLPNIPEAVIAFLATASIGAVWSACGQDYSPKAALDRLGQLEPTVLVTADGYRFGGKAHDKSADIAALRAGLPTLRATVVVERLGAAVPDATSWADAVADTDNAAPLIQTEPVDFDHPLWIVFSSGTTGLPKGIVHGHGGVLLEHLKAVALQSDIGPADTFFWYTSPSWMMWNFQVAGLLTGSTIVTYDGSPTHPGPDGLWRLAAELGVTVLGTSPGYVLACIKAGAVPRTEHDLSALRLVGITGSALPPSSALWLRDNVGEHVPVASISGGTDVVSAFLGWARTVPVWPGELSVPYLGVALDAYDESGRPVRGEVGELVVTAPMPSMPVSFWRDEDGKRYHDAYFDMFPGVWRHGDWITITDHGSVIVHGRSDSTLNRHGIRMGSADIYQAVEGLPEIAEALVIGVEQSDGGYWMPLFVLLAPGAELTDDLVARIRETIRTEVSPRHVPDEILLAPGIPHTRTGKKLEVPIKKLLQGAEPGAVVERSAVDNPDLLDWYAAVRPAAR, encoded by the coding sequence GAACTCGGTGAGGTCGCCGGTGACGTGCTGGCGACGGCCGACATGCCGGGCGCGCAGTGGTTTCCCGGTACCCGGGTGAACTATGTCGATCAGGTGGTGCGGCAGGCGCGCACCGACCGGCCCGCCATCCTGGCCGCGAGCGAGGGCGCGCCGGTGCGCGAGGTGTCGTGGGCCGAATTGATCGACAGCACCGCGGCGTTCGCCCGCACCCTGCGGTCGCTGGGGGTCCGGCCCGGCGACCGGGTGGTCGGCTACCTGCCCAACATTCCCGAGGCGGTGATCGCCTTCCTCGCCACCGCGAGCATCGGGGCGGTGTGGAGCGCGTGCGGGCAGGACTACTCCCCCAAGGCGGCGCTGGACCGGCTCGGCCAGCTGGAGCCGACCGTGCTGGTGACCGCCGACGGTTACCGCTTCGGCGGCAAGGCGCACGACAAGAGCGCCGACATCGCGGCGCTGCGCGCGGGCCTGCCGACACTGCGGGCCACGGTGGTGGTGGAGCGCCTGGGCGCGGCGGTGCCGGACGCCACCAGCTGGGCCGACGCCGTCGCCGACACCGACAACGCGGCCCCGCTCATCCAGACCGAGCCGGTCGACTTCGACCATCCGCTGTGGATCGTGTTCTCCTCCGGCACCACCGGGTTGCCCAAGGGCATCGTGCACGGGCACGGCGGCGTGCTGCTCGAGCATCTCAAGGCGGTCGCGCTGCAATCGGACATCGGTCCCGCGGACACCTTCTTCTGGTACACCAGCCCCAGCTGGATGATGTGGAACTTCCAGGTGGCCGGGCTGCTCACCGGGTCGACCATCGTCACCTACGACGGCAGCCCCACCCATCCCGGCCCGGACGGGCTGTGGCGGCTGGCCGCCGAGCTGGGCGTGACCGTGCTCGGCACCAGCCCCGGCTACGTGCTGGCCTGCATCAAGGCGGGCGCGGTGCCGCGCACCGAGCACGACCTGTCGGCGCTGCGGCTGGTCGGTATCACCGGGTCGGCGCTGCCGCCGTCCTCGGCGCTGTGGCTGCGCGACAACGTCGGCGAGCACGTGCCGGTGGCCTCGATCAGCGGCGGCACCGACGTGGTGTCGGCGTTCCTCGGGTGGGCCCGCACGGTGCCGGTGTGGCCGGGTGAGCTGTCGGTGCCCTACCTCGGTGTGGCGCTGGACGCCTACGACGAGTCGGGGCGGCCGGTGCGCGGCGAGGTCGGCGAGCTGGTGGTCACCGCGCCGATGCCGTCGATGCCGGTGTCCTTCTGGCGCGACGAGGACGGCAAGCGCTACCACGACGCCTACTTCGACATGTTCCCCGGCGTGTGGCGGCACGGTGACTGGATCACCATCACCGACCACGGCAGCGTCATCGTGCACGGCCGCTCCGACTCCACGCTGAACCGGCACGGCATCCGGATGGGCAGCGCCGACATCTACCAGGCGGTGGAGGGCCTGCCCGAGATCGCCGAGGCGCTGGTGATCGGGGTGGAACAATCCGACGGCGGCTACTGGATGCCGCTGTTCGTGCTGCTCGCCCCGGGCGCGGAGCTGACCGACGACCTCGTGGCCCGCATCCGCGAGACCATCCGCACCGAGGTCTCCCCGCGGCACGTGCCCGACGAGATCCTGCTCGCGCCCGGCATTCCGCACACCCGCACCGGCAAGAAGCTCGAGGTGCCGATCAAGAAGCTGTTGCAGGGCGCCGAGCCGGGCGCGGTGGTGGAGCGCAGCGCGGTCGACAATCCGGACCTGCTGGACTGGTACGCCGCGGTCCGCCCGGCCGCGCGCTGA